CTCACCTACTATTTCATGGCCTGGTATGGTGGGGAGTGCAGGCGGAATTCCATACTTTACCCAGTCCCCCTCTATTCCGTGTAACTGTGATCTGCAAACTCCGCACGCATGAATCTTTACCAGTATCTCGTTTGGGGTTTTGATCTGGTGCCTTTCTATCTCTTTTAGCTTTAGTGGTCCTGTTTCAATTGGGGCCAGCCTTTCAAGGACCATGGCGCGCATCTTTTCTACCATGAAATCACAAGCAGGCTATCGTATTTATTTTTACGAAAAATTTTAACTGAACCCGACGATTCCATATCTGTGGACATAACTGCCGACGACAGAAGGCGAGTCGAACTGCTGGAGATGGTATCCAAGAGCGGGCTGAAGAAGCTGAGCCTTGATGACTTATTACAGTTAAGAAGTTTGGTGCAAGACAAGGACTACTCTCACAACAAAAAGGCAGAAAAGTCAAAGTCGCGCCTTTTGGCAAAAATCAATGCCCGAATATATGATCTGGAAGAGGGCAAGTGGCTTTAGATCAATTAGACACAAATACTGAATTTGTCCAATCTATTCGTGGCAGAAAACAACCTGATACGAGAGACCAGCCCCTATCTTTTACAGCATGCGCACAACCCTGTGAACTGGTATGCGTGGAATGAGGATGCTCTAAGAAAGGCAAGGGATGAGAACAAGCCGATTTTTCTAAGTGTGGGGTACAGCTCGTGTCACTGGTGTCATGTCATGGAACACGAATCGTTTGAAAACGAAGAGATTGCCAAGATAATGAATGATAATTTTGTCAGCATCAAAGTTGACCGGGAAGAAAGACCTGACCTTGACGACATTTACCAAAAGGTGTGTCAGATGGCAACCGGCCAGGGAGGGTGGCCGCTCAGCGTGTTTCTCACACCGGACCAAAGACCGTTCTATGTCGGAACGTACTTTCCAATACTTGATGGATACGGCAGACCTGGATTTGGAAGCATCCTGTTGCAGCTTGCGCAGGCATGGAAGGAAAAACCAAGCGATGTAAAAAAGGCAGCAGACAACTTCATGGAGACTCTGCAAAAGTCCGACCTTGTGACAACTCCTGCAAAACTGGAAAAGCCGATTCTTGATGAGGCCGCAATGAATCTGTTCCAGATTGCCGACAACACGTATGGCGGGTTTGGCAGTGCCCCGAAATTCCCAAATGCCGCAAACCTGTCGTTTCTTCTCAGATACGGCAAGCTATCGAAAATAACAAAATTCAACGAGTTTGTGTTCAAGACGCTAAACAAGATGGCAAAAGGTGGTATATTCGACCAGATTGGTGGCGGATTCCACAGGTACTCCACCGATACAAGGTGGCTTGTGCCGCACTTTGAAAAGATGCTGTATGACAACGCGCTCCTGCCGACCGTATATGTGGAGGCGTATCAGATAACAAAGGACCCATTTTACTTGGAGGTAATACAAAAGACGCTCGACTTTGTACTGCGCGACATGACATCTCCTGACGGGGGATTCTACTCTGCACTTGACGCCGACTCTGAGGGGGAGGAGGGCAAGTACTATGTGTGGAAGAAAAAAGAGATTCAGGAAATTCTGAGGGCAGATGCAGACATCTTTTGCCTGTATTATGATGTAACAGACGGCGGCAACTTTGAGGGCCACACTATACTTAACAACAACATTGCCATGTCTACTGTAGCGTTTCACCTTGGGACGTCAGAGGATAATGTGAGGAGGGTTGTATCGTCTGGCTCTGAGAGGCTGCTGGAAGTTCGCTCAAGGAGAGTAAGACCTAGTCTTGACGACAAGGTGCTCACATCATGGAATGCATTGATGATATCGGCACTTGCCCGCGGATACTGCGTAACCGATGACAAAAGATATCTTGCAGCAGCAGAAAACTGCGTTTCTTTCATAGAAAGAAACCTGTACCAAAACGGTACACTGCTTCGCACATACAAGGACGGAAAGGCAAAGCTGAGGGGATACCTTGAGGACTATTCTTACCTCATAAACGCGCTAATTGACGTATTTGAGGTAAGACCAGAAGCAAGGTATCTTGAGTTTGCACAATCACTGGCAAATCATCTTGTGCAGCACTTTTGGGATTCTGAGCACAACAGCTTTTACTTTACCGCCGACGATCACGAACAGCTTATAATACGACCAAAGAACAACTACGACCTTTCCATGCCGTCTGGCAACTCAGTTGCCGCAAATGCACTGCTCCGATTGTATCACCTAACACAGCAAAAACAATTCCTTGACATCTCTGTGAAGATAATGGAGTCGTTTGGGGTAATGGCAGCAGAAAATCCATTTGGATTTGGTTACCTGCTAAACACCATCTACCTGTACCTGCAGACTCCGACCGAAATCACGGTGCTTGGAACGGGCGACAAGGAGGTCTATGATTATGTCACAAAACAGTTTCTGCCAGAGTCGATCATCGCACTGGTGGAGAACCAGTCACAGCTTACCGATTTGTCAAAGTACCCGTTCTTCGCGGGAAAGGTGCTTACAGACAAGACTGTTGTATATGTGTGCAAGAACTTTAGTTGCTCACTGCCGCTGTCAAAAATATCTGAAATTGCGCCGCTACTTTGATCTGAATATGTTCACTTCGAGAGTCTCGCCGACCTGAGGCCTTCCCATGCGCTCGTATCTGACGCGTGGCATGGTAATTGAGATGGTTGCCTGGTCGTAACTCTTCATCTTAATTGTAGGCTGCGCCTGCAGTATTGCCTCAAGTAGGGGCTGAACCTGGTCTCTCAGTTCCGGGTCTAGTTTTTTTGCAACCGAGTCAAGTATCATCTGTTTTTGCGATATTGGCTCTGTCTGGACATCTTCTGCTAATGACATCTGGATTATTTGGCCGTTGTCTACTATCTGGTGAATTCTGTAGCGCGTTACGTCCGACATTGCAAGCCAGTAATCTCCTTTGAATTTAACTCATTCTGGGGATTCGTTTATGGCGCTTTTTATGGACGCCGCTCGCTCCTTGAGTATCTTGTTGAACTCTTGCAGGTCGTCAAGCTCGACGGTCCTGTTTTCGTTCTCGTATGCGCGAAGAAACGCAGAATACACGCATCCTGTAATTATTCCAAATGCCGCATCTGACACTGACTGCACCTCTGGATGATATGTCTGCGCAATCTGCTTGTATGATGGGGCCTCTGCGATATAGTAGTCGATTAACCCGTCCAGAAAGTCTTTTGTGTGTTTTGTAACTGCCACTTTGTTTTCATTATTTTTCATGATTTATAACAGTTGGTGACAAAACTAGTCCATGTGGAAGCTTGACCAGGACGAGGACTTTTTTAGAGTCTTTGACAAAAACCACAGGATTGCAGGCTATTTTGTGCCAGACTATGGGAATATAGTTCCGGAGGAAAAGGCAGCAGAGGTAATAGAACAGATGCACAAAAATCATGATCCTATATCTGGAGGATACCTGACGGTGCCGATGGTAAAATTTGGAATGTTTGACTCTGATGACGAGATGGATGTCCTATATGTACACAGCATGCTTGATGGCGCCATCCGGCGAGTCAATATGTGGAAGGAGTTTTTACTGCAAAGCCAGATGCAGCATGGGATCCGAATGGCACACACGGACCAGGACATGCTAAGCCTCACATTTCCAATAAAGTTCAAGGCGCCAACACCGCTTGAGAAAAAAAAGATACTGGAGACGATATCTCCGACACTTGACATGTTGCACGAAAAGGGACTACTCTAGTTTTTGTCCAGGCCTGACTTTGCATCGTTGTACGACGCAAGTCCTGCAAGCTCGCTCTCAAATGACTCCTGAAGCAGCAGATCCGAGCGGACCTTGTTTGAAACATCGCCCGTTTTGATCCACTCTATTAGGAATCTGTCGCTTTCAAGCTGCTTTTCTGTGGACATCTTGAACAGCTTTACTGCAGATGAGAACGAATCGGGGGGCGACAGCTCGTCATATCTTGAGATTGCAGACTCCATTTTCTGTATGTGTTGATTGGAAAACTGTAGAAATTCTTCTTTTGTGATTGATTTCTCATCCAATGAGTTCTTTTTTGAGTAAAACTCTGTCTGCATCTGTTTTACGTCGTCCTGGATTGCTTGTAGGTTTACGCCGAAATTGAACCCTCTTATCTTTGCCTGGTCTGCAGAATACGCAAAGAAGACTACCAGACCAACTAGAATCACACCGACTCCGACGGCAAGATATGTTGCCTTTGCCTTCAAACCATCTGGTATGGTTTTTGATGGATGATATTAACTAGATGACAGTGCTTTTCGCATGCGATTAGGGGCCGGCCTGGAATGCTATGGTGTTTGAAAACTCTACCCAGGGGACTAGAGCTGTGGTTTCAGAGTTGTTTTCACCGTGATCTGCGGTACTCGACGGTGCTCCGTACCTGCACTGTGCTTCAGGTGTCGCCCCTGCTGTATCAGCATGTCCTATTTCTATGACCAATCTGTCGCCTGCAACTGTTGCATAGGTTCCACTTAGGGCATCTCCGTTTGCAAACTGCACGTTTCTCAGGCTTGCATTGTTGATGTACTCTGCAGTGGTGCCATAGTTTGCAATCGAAAGTAATGTCTGTCGTAGAACTGTGCCGTCCTGTGAGACGATTTTGGCGGAAATTCTTGGGACTGAATTGTCTGCAGTGTTGAATTCCCTGCACGCGAGCTGTAGTTTTATCGTGGTTGATGAGAATGATATTCCTGCATTCATTGGGGCTGATACGTACTGCCTGTCAAGTTGAGTATTTCCGACCGTCCATAGGAGTCTTGTCCCTGTTCCAAGTGACTCTGATGCCGATTTTGCAGCAAGTAACTGCCTGCTTACAGAGCTATCTGTTTCACTCCAACTGCCAAATGTTGGATTCACTGCCGATGCTGCTGTTCTTGCAAAGTAAAGCCTGGTTGGTCCGCTAGTTTGAGTATCGGCACTTGCCGTATTTGACGCAGTGCCAGTTCCCACCCCGTTGATTG
This genomic stretch from Candidatus Nitrosotenuis cloacae harbors:
- a CDS encoding thioredoxin domain-containing protein translates to MAENNLIRETSPYLLQHAHNPVNWYAWNEDALRKARDENKPIFLSVGYSSCHWCHVMEHESFENEEIAKIMNDNFVSIKVDREERPDLDDIYQKVCQMATGQGGWPLSVFLTPDQRPFYVGTYFPILDGYGRPGFGSILLQLAQAWKEKPSDVKKAADNFMETLQKSDLVTTPAKLEKPILDEAAMNLFQIADNTYGGFGSAPKFPNAANLSFLLRYGKLSKITKFNEFVFKTLNKMAKGGIFDQIGGGFHRYSTDTRWLVPHFEKMLYDNALLPTVYVEAYQITKDPFYLEVIQKTLDFVLRDMTSPDGGFYSALDADSEGEEGKYYVWKKKEIQEILRADADIFCLYYDVTDGGNFEGHTILNNNIAMSTVAFHLGTSEDNVRRVVSSGSERLLEVRSRRVRPSLDDKVLTSWNALMISALARGYCVTDDKRYLAAAENCVSFIERNLYQNGTLLRTYKDGKAKLRGYLEDYSYLINALIDVFEVRPEARYLEFAQSLANHLVQHFWDSEHNSFYFTADDHEQLIIRPKNNYDLSMPSGNSVAANALLRLYHLTQQKQFLDISVKIMESFGVMAAENPFGFGYLLNTIYLYLQTPTEITVLGTGDKEVYDYVTKQFLPESIIALVENQSQLTDLSKYPFFAGKVLTDKTVVYVCKNFSCSLPLSKISEIAPLL
- a CDS encoding fibronectin type III domain-containing protein, translated to ISGSIVTDSSAVNTAVVGSYTVTYDVTDSSGNTDHKTRTVNVVATVPGAPTGLGATAASSSQINLSWTAPADNGGSAITGYKIERESPVGGGWSTLVANTGSTGTTYSNTGLTASTQYNYRVSAINGVGTGTASNTASADTQTSGPTRLYFARTAASAVNPTFGSWSETDSSVSRQLLAAKSASESLGTGTRLLWTVGNTQLDRQYVSAPMNAGISFSSTTIKLQLACREFNTADNSVPRISAKIVSQDGTVLRQTLLSIANYGTTAEYINNASLRNVQFANGDALSGTYATVAGDRLVIEIGHADTAGATPEAQCRYGAPSSTADHGENNSETTALVPWVEFSNTIAFQAGP